The Vicinamibacterales bacterium sequence CGATCCGGGCCAAGGTCACGCGGTTCTGAGTCCGGGTCCGAGCCCGTCGTTCCTTCAGTTCGGCGCGGGTCCAGGCTCGATGCGCAGCAGCATGCCGTCGGTGTCCTGATTGCCGCGTGAGCGGCCCTCGGTCAGCACGTACAGGCACTCGTCCGGCCCCTGCCTGATGTCGCGGAAGCGCACGTTCAGCTCGCGGAGCATCGAGTCCACCTGCCGGACGAAGTCCCCCTTGATGGTCAGGGCCACGATGCGCTTCGTCCCGGCGCCGGCGACGATCAGGCTGCCGGTCAGCGTCGGGAACTTCCTGCCGGTGTAGAAGAGCATGTTCGCGGGATTGATCACGGGGTTCCAGTGGAAGATCGGCATGTCCATGCCCTTGCGGAACCACGGCTGTTCCGAGACGAGCGTGCCCGTATAGTTGCGGCCGAGCGACATCACCGGCCAGCCGTAGTTGTGGCCCGGGATCAGCCGGTTGAGTTCGTCGCCGCCGGCCGGGCCGAACTCGGAGGCCCAGAACTCCCCGGTCTCCGGATGGAACGCCATGCCGTAGGCGTTGCGGTGGCCGTAGGTGAAGATCTCGCCCTTCGCCTTCGGATCCTTCACGAACGGGTTGTCGGGCGGGATCGTGCCGTCGTCCTTCAGCCGCAGGATCTTGCCGATGTGGCTGCCGAGGACCTGCGCCTGCTTCCGCGCCGGCGAGTTGTCGTCCCGGGTATTGCCGTCGCGGTCGCCCACGCTGACGTAGAGCAGCTTGTCCGGACCGAAGATCATCCGCCCACCGTACGTGCCGAGCGGGCTGCCCCACGCCTCGGCGACCAGGATGTCCTTCATCTCCGTCAGCGTCGAGTGCTCGAACTTCGCGCGGGCCACCGCGAGCGTGGTCGTGTCGTTGGGGCCGGCCTTGGAGTACGAGAGATACAACAGGTGGTTGGTCGCAAAGTCGGGATGCAGCACGATGTCGTGCATGCCGCCGAGCGACAGGTTGTGCACGGCCGGGACGCCGGCCACCGGCGTCGGGTCGAGCACACCGCCCTTGATGACCCGCAGGCGCCCGGGCCGCTCGACCACCAGCATCGTCTCGCCGTCCGGAAGGAAGGCCAGTCCGGTCGGATGGGACAGACCATGGGCGAGGGGAACGACCCGCAAGGAGAGTCCTCCTCGCTCCGCGCCACGACCGGGCCGTGACCGCGGCGCCGGTGAGCGGGACCGGAGGGTTGATGACCGGCTGCGCGAGCCCCCGGCGGGGATTGACGCCCACAGCGCACACGCAACAACGACGGGAAGCGTCCGAGTCATGGCGATCGAGTGTATACGTCCCGGCATCGTCAGGTGTCTCGAATCAGCGCCTGCCGATCGCGCGCGACCTGATGCGTCCCTGACGTCGGCGCCGGGACCGCCGCGTACTGGTCGTCGCTGACGTGTTCCAGCCAGTCCACGGCCTTCCCATCGAGCTGGTCCTGCAGGCGCGTCCTTCAGGCGTCGGCAAGGCTATGATGTGGGCCCTACCTCAGGAGACATATGACCTTCAGAACCGTTCTGGCTGCCGCCATCGTCGCCCTCGCCGTGTCTGGCTCGGCCTCTGCCCAGGATCCGGCGAAGCTGCTGACGAAGGCGGACGTGGGAAAAGGCCGCAGGCGCCACGTTCAAGGACGGCTGGTCTCCGATGGCGGGCCAGGTGCAGTTTGCCCAGGACGGCGGCGACCTCCAGATCAGCGTCGAGGTCGAGGCGCGTGAGGCGGGTTCGACCGTCCGCGGATGGGAGGCCACCATGAAGAAGATGGAGCCGACCATCAAGGTCGAGACCGTGCCCGGGGTGGGCGGCGACGCCATCTACTACAGCACGCGGGCCGACATGGGCAAGGTCTCGGCGGATTTCGAGAAGCCGCGCGTGCAGATGAGCGTGTCGGTGTCTGGCGCCACCTCGCCCGCCCAGGCGCGTCGCATCGTCCTGGACCTGGCCAAGATCGCGGCCGGGCGCCTCGGCAAGTAGCTGCTCGTCCCCGCAGGCCTGCGGCGACGCCGCGCCGTCAGTCGTAGTGCTTCAGGTCCGGCCAGACGTCGCTCAGCGGCCGGCGAGGCCCGCGGCAGACGTAGACGCCAAGCCCGTTCTCGTACGGCATGCAGTCGCCGCATTCCGTGCGCCCCGCGAGTTCCACGCTGGCGAACAGCCGCTCCAGGCGTTCCTGGCGCGTGCTCAAGACGATCAGCACGTCGCCCGTCCGGCCGGCCGGCCCCCAGAGCCAGTACGAGTTGTGCCCGCTGATGGCGGTGATGCCCCGAGACGCGCCGAGCGTTTCGATCGCGCCGGCTTCGCCGTAGTTGCCGGTCAGCACGGCCGCCGAGCGGCGTTCCTCCGGCGTCAGGCGATCCCACGCAGCGGCCACCTGGCCGACGAACCGCTCCCACCCCTGACGGTCGGCGAAGAACTGCGGCAGCCGCCCGACGTCCTTCTTCTCCTCCGTGGACGGCTGGATGCCCAGGCTCGCGCTGTAGCGCACGTAGCGATCCACGGGCAGGATGGGAACTGCGAGGGGCGCCGTGGCGGCACCGGCCAGGACCAGGACCACGAGCGCCGCGGTCCGCCAGGCCGGCTGGCGCAGCCACGACTCCCACATCACGGCGCCGGCGGCGATGAGCGGCGGGTACGCCGGCAGCAGATAGCCGCTCCGGCTGGTGCTGTTGGCCATCAGGATCACGGCCGCCGTGAGATAGACGACCGCCAGCGCCCGATAGCGGCGCAGTCTCGGCGCGGACAGCAGGCCGACGAGGCCCACGCCCCACACCGCCAGCGCCATCGGGTGCATGTTCATGACCTGCTCGCCCATGAACGCCCACGGGGTCTTTCCGAGCATCTTCTGACGGCTGGCGCCCTCGATGAACTCGAGCGTCGGCCACGCGTTGGCCACCTGCCACAGGAGGTGCGGCAGGAAGAGCACGCCCGCGATGGCAGCCGCCAGATACGGCCCCGGAGTGCGCAGCACGGGACGTGCCGTCGTCAGCAGCGCGACGCCGATGCCGGCGCCGAGCCACAGCACGCTGATCTTGTTCAGGAGCCCCAGGCCCAGCAGCGCGCCGAACACCGCCCACCGTCCCAGCGGAGCGCCGTCCACCAGGTCGATGAGCAACCGCAGCGCCGCCGTCCACAGCAGCACGTCGAACACGTTCATCGAATAGAAGGTGCCGGTCGCGAGGAAGGCCGGCGCGACGGCGATGGCGACCATCGCCAGCGCCTCGCCGAACCCTCCCGCGCCGAGTCGCCGGGCAATCCGGCCGGTCAGCCAGACGGTGGCGGCGAGCGCGAGCGCCGCCACCAGTCGAAGCACCAGGAGCGACTCGCCCGCCACCTGTCGCACGGCCCAGAGCATGGCGACCGACAGCGGCGGGTGGTCCACGTATCCCCAGGCGAGGCGGCGCGTGCAGGCGAGATAGTAGAACTCGTCGCGGAAGTAGTGGTCGCCCGCGGCCGAGATCAGCAGGAGGGCAACGACGAACGCCGGGACGATCGCCCGAGCAACACGCATCGTCCCGGTATTATTCGCGATGCCGCCGCGACGACGGCGCCGCGCGAGCTACCGGACGCGGATGCTGCCCGAGCTCGTCCGGAGATGCAGCAGCGGGCCGCCGCCGTTGACCGGGCCG is a genomic window containing:
- a CDS encoding PQQ-dependent sugar dehydrogenase; the protein is MRVVPLAHGLSHPTGLAFLPDGETMLVVERPGRLRVIKGGVLDPTPVAGVPAVHNLSLGGMHDIVLHPDFATNHLLYLSYSKAGPNDTTTLAVARAKFEHSTLTEMKDILVAEAWGSPLGTYGGRMIFGPDKLLYVSVGDRDGNTRDDNSPARKQAQVLGSHIGKILRLKDDGTIPPDNPFVKDPKAKGEIFTYGHRNAYGMAFHPETGEFWASEFGPAGGDELNRLIPGHNYGWPVMSLGRNYTGTLVSEQPWFRKGMDMPIFHWNPVINPANMLFYTGRKFPTLTGSLIVAGAGTKRIVALTIKGDFVRQVDSMLRELNVRFRDIRQGPDECLYVLTEGRSRGNQDTDGMLLRIEPGPAPN
- a CDS encoding glycosyltransferase family 39 protein; this encodes MRVARAIVPAFVVALLLISAAGDHYFRDEFYYLACTRRLAWGYVDHPPLSVAMLWAVRQVAGESLLVLRLVAALALAATVWLTGRIARRLGAGGFGEALAMVAIAVAPAFLATGTFYSMNVFDVLLWTAALRLLIDLVDGAPLGRWAVFGALLGLGLLNKISVLWLGAGIGVALLTTARPVLRTPGPYLAAAIAGVLFLPHLLWQVANAWPTLEFIEGASRQKMLGKTPWAFMGEQVMNMHPMALAVWGVGLVGLLSAPRLRRYRALAVVYLTAAVILMANSTSRSGYLLPAYPPLIAAGAVMWESWLRQPAWRTAALVVLVLAGAATAPLAVPILPVDRYVRYSASLGIQPSTEEKKDVGRLPQFFADRQGWERFVGQVAAAWDRLTPEERRSAAVLTGNYGEAGAIETLGASRGITAISGHNSYWLWGPAGRTGDVLIVLSTRQERLERLFASVELAGRTECGDCMPYENGLGVYVCRGPRRPLSDVWPDLKHYD